The DNA region TTGAGCTCTCAGTCTAGAATTGTAGATGTCAATACATTGCTATATTGCAGTGTAACACAGTGGAGGGGGTTATTAAATTCTCCTCCTTTGAGACAGTTCAGAGGAAACAGCATGGGATTGATATCTCTTGAAAGATGATAAAGAATCTATTGGATGGGAAATAAGGCGGGatgggaaagggaaaaaatataaaatgcttatCTCAGTCCACATGGAACTTTTAGAAGTTTGGGAAGTGGGCagctataatattaaaataactgcAAACATTTGCAAACATAATAAGGTTATTTGACTATTAATAGCCAATTATCAATATATTAGATACAatgatataaaatttagaaataattaggATCTTAGAGAGCAGCCAGATCAGACCCCcttttaaagatggagaaactggagctatgcaatggtaaatgagttACACAAGGTCACCCAGCTGTGGGGAAATGGAACCAGGATCCAAGCCCATGACTTCAGATGAAGCGTATTATCtattctgtttccttttattaGTGGAATGTATCAAGAGTGTAATATATTTGACTTTATTCACTATTTTTTAACAACTAATCATTTAGGAACCTGATAAATAGAAAAGGTTTTTTATACAGTCATTATTTGGAGCACTcttatacaaaaacaaaaaactccaaaaaaCCTATGTGCTGAATATAAGGATTCATATTTATGTGTTACGTAAGAATAGACATGATAATATTTTAtgtacaaagcactttcacatgcaTCATATTTTGTCCTCCCACATCAAATGTGTGGGGTAGCCATTATTGCCCCCATTGTACACATTAGGAAACTGCAAGTTAAACTTTGTGACAGAATGCCACACAGGTTCTAAGTAGCAAAGTTAGGGTTCAGATCCATGTTTTTCTACTACAGTTGCAGGATTCTTGCTATTACACTCCCTTTGTTTCTCTAACACATGAAATATCCAATAAATACCTGCACCTTCCCAGATCAGTCAGGTATTTAGTAATAGTCTCCGTGACCTAGCAATTTTCTGGAAGCTTTCATGGATACAAAGTAGCTTAGGATGTTATCTTACTTTCAACAGTGTACCATCTGGCTGAGGAAGATGGGACTTGAATAAAATGTGGCATAATATGAGATAGGTTTtaataaaaagtcaaaatttGTACCAGATTTAAGTACAGTAAGTATTCTTCAGATGCCAAATtacatcagggaaatacaagcCCTCTGATGATTTATTTTGTAAATCCTAATATTGAACTCTACCATCAACTTACTCTACATTAATAACTTATTTAATGCAATTTATATGCATTAATGATGCattaataaactgaaaaaatGCAATTATAGAAGTCCAAGAATAATACTAATGCCAAATGACAGATTGTGAAAAAATTCATGTCCGTCTTGAATTTCAGCAAGGGAGTGATATTATTCGGTCTTCTTCATGGATGTGAAACTTTAGACTTGTCACAGATCCAGTTTTCAATCAAAACCCTTTAACTGCAGAAGcatccattctttggtggtgctgggATATTCACCTTGCACTACTAGACCAATTAAAACTGTTGCACAAGTCAGTTACTAAGGGCAGGATTTTATGCTTCAAGAAATAGTGCCAAAATTCCAGCCCTGAAAACTGGGACCTGAGAACTCTGTATTccatcactgatcttttttttttaatagacagtGAAAGGTGAGAAATGCTATTTCAAAATTTAGTCCTGTACTACATTTTCTGAGTAATTTGAACTTACTTTCTAAATTCTGCTGAAAGATGATTTATATTTTGTGAACGTTTAGCATTATTTTACAGTTTGTTTTCCCTGTTGATCcacattttgctatttttaaaccTTCATTTTTCCATATGTCATGGATAATGGCCAATTACGTTGCCTCCTGtggaaataacaaagataagaGGTAAACACTGGCTTCCCTTACGAAGGACTTGATTACATCTGAGTTGATTTTTATGGTAGTATTTTCACTACCTGTTGTTATTTAGGGTCACATTGGGGACATTTGGTACTCCTGACTTTGATGACGTTTTACTCCACTTTAATTGATAACCATGTGAGGAACTACCTTAAATGTCTAACTTTGGGAGACTTTggcacagtggttctcaagctgGCCACACACTAGAATCTCCTGGgtgttttaagaaaaatactgttGTTTGGGTCTCACTTATCAATCACCCATAGATTATGACTCAACAGGCCTGTGGTGCAATCTTCATATTGGGATGTTTAAAAACTTCCAGATGATACTAATGTGCAGCCATATTTAGAGAGGTACCACTTGGTTTAGAAGAAATCATCCTAAAAGCTAAGCAGCAATGTCTTTTAAAGAAGTCACCAGGTAAATCTTTAGTCAAGAACTAGAAATACTATGGTCAACATGAAACCAAGACTCTCACTAGTAAAATCCAAGTACTATGCTACTTCTAGGCAGTGCGGTGTTAGTAAGTGTTTAAAACCATCTCCTCAAGAAACAAAGCTCTAATTGGTTGTGGTTGGCCTCTTTCcttggtgtaaatattcccatcatggctgatttctttctttctttttttttttttttggacacgcAGTTTGTGGAATATTAGTTACTTCATGGACCAGGGGTGAACCTGGGGCCCTTGgctgtgaaagtgcagagtcctaagcgctgtaccgccagggaattcccagcatcaTGGCTGATTTCAACCTACCAATGTTTTAACAACCGGCTTGCCAAATTCCTGAAAATCTATCAGCTCTTATGAAACAATTTGAGCTAGCTCCAGCACACCGCTGCTGCTAAGAGAACGACTTCCAAGAGAATGACATCAGAGAAGTTATTTACCCTTTGGggattaaatgtatttatttaggcCTTGTTTAGGTTAGAGTAGATAATCATCAATTGCCATCTTAAAAAGTTGCTTAGATTTGCAGAGTTATATAACAATGGTTGTTATATAACTCTCTATATACTTCTATGCCTAGAAGTAGCATAGTACTTGGATTTTACTAGTGAGAGTCTTGGTTTCATGTTGACCATAGTATTTCTAGTTCTCGACTAAAGATTTACCTGGTGATTTctttaaaagacattgcagctttttgattgtttttacttttgtgtaAATAATATTCTTAATAAAGTTAGTCACTTGGTGTGCAAATCAGTATCAACAGCTCTGAGATCCTGTAAATTTCTCCTCATTTTGGGATCCCGTGAAGCCCTCATCTATTTGAACATCATGTGCATTACTagataaataataacaaaagataCTTCTATAATGCTTTTCCTGTGCCATGCACTGTtcaaagcactttacatatattaacttatttattattcACACTCCTTGAGGTATGCTCTATTATTGACCCTATTTTTACAGGTAAAAATACTGAGGAtctgagaggtgaagtaacttgcccaatgacacacagctagtaagtagcaaatTGGAATTGGACCTAGGCAGTCTGACCACTCTTATCCAGCTTATATCAAAAATGACTAGAGAATCACAATTATTTTCTGAGACTATTTTTGAATACTACAGAactctagtgtttttttttttttccctctcctctcttctggTTGTTTGAAGATCTTTTTCAAATCTAACAATATGTATCACCTgctgaaataattattttgttttcctcattATCAGTGTAATTCCACTTTTCCTGTTATGAAAGCAAAAGTACCCATGATTTTTGTATAATAGTGCAATTATATTTATTGAGGAATACATTTTTATGGTGAGTCATATTACCACAAACCTCTAAAAATCACACCATAGTTTTTAAACTCTCCTTTTTTGTGGGTTAATGTAGCTGgagccaaagaaataaaacccCACCCTGGTTATGATACCTCCCAGACGTATTGGCTGAATGCCCAGAGGCAGAGAAGGACCAAGTGTAGCCTAAACAAAATTGTTTGGAAATAACTTCAAACTTGCATAAAATTTCAAGAATCAGACTAATTCAAAGAGAACACATACAGCTTTTACTAGGATTCATCTGTTGTTAAATTTTACCCCGTTTGCTTTATCAATTGCTCTCTTTCTGTATGCCTGTACGTATTGTGTGTCACACACCCAAcacttttttctaaattttttgagagtaaattgtatactttatggctcattactccaAAATAGTTCAGTGTATATTTCCCAAGAATAGGGGGATTCTCTTACATAATCACAGTAAACTTCTGTCTAATTTACGACTTATATTCCAATTTGCCAATTAACCTAATATTGTCCTTTGGAGTATTTATTTTATCTCTAGTGCAGGATCCAGTCTGGGATAAtttattgcatttagttgtcatgtatttttagtataatttaatCTGGAACATTTCCATAAAGCCTTTCTTTGTCATctatgacattgacatttttgaagaattcAATTAACACCTCCTCCCCCTTTTTAATAGAACATTCCTCATTTGGAATTTGTCTGccatttcctcatgattagatctAGATAAGGATTCCAGGCCAGAATACTGCATAAGCCATGTTGCTTCCTTCTCAGGGTATCACATTTGAAGGCACGTGGTTTTCATCTACCCTCACTGATCAGGTTAATTTTGATTACTCAGTAAAGAGGTGGTACAGTTTTTCCACCGCATGGTTACTATTTTTTCCCTTGTAACTAATAAGCAATCTGTGCAGAGGTATTTTAAGACCAACCTAATATCCTGCTCCTAATCAAAATTTTGCTCTAGCTTTTACCTCCATTGACAATTCTTGCCTTAGTCAATATTGACCGTGATGGTTGAAAAAATGACAATTTTTCCAATCACAGCACCTTTTCCACATTTACCTGTCAGCCTATGACAGTCTACTGTAAGGAAGatactttcttctctctctctctccctcttccagtATGTATTCGTGGTTTCCTCTTTGTCACCCAGTGTTCTATAATTTACAATTTTTCTCTATTAGTTTCTTCTCAAATTGTCCCAGTTTTGTCCAATTGAGAGCACCCTCAAGCTGACTCTGATATTTTGGTGACATATCTCTATTATTTTTGGGGAAAGCTTCCTTAATTTCTGGCATAAAAAGATATTTCAGGCTTACGTTGTACCTACCCTGCTCTCACAtaagaatcagccatttctccaaggaactaTCATTCTTTTTAGTGGAGAATATATTAGACACCAAGATCTGAATGCGGGGTGTACTCATTCCTACTGAGATGTCTTTGCTTGTAAGCTCTTTAGGTAGATAGAGCTAagaaatatatgcatgtgtatacacatatccatACATATGAATTTACATCTATTCCAATCCATTTGCCCACAGTTCTTTCTTGCCTTCCCTCTGTCATATTTCTATGTGCCTTCTTCCAGCAGGAAATTCTAGCCCCTAACAACATCAAAATATATTCTCATTTGCTCAATCATGTAATATATCTGAAATAGTTTTGTTACCTGGGCAGAGtggtcaaaaatcagttggaccCTGTAATTCCATGCCTAGTTAATATTCAAAAGAAAAGGAACTCATGTTTCCACAAACAGCCTTATACaagaatgtttataacagctttatttatagaagccgaaaactggaaataactcaaTTATCTTAAGAGAAGGGATAAGTAAACTGTGAtatattcatgcaatggaatactactcagcaataaaaaggaacaaattaatgttgcatgcaacaatatggatgaatttcaaaaacatgatGCTGACTTTAAAAAGGCAAACAGAAAAGAACACATAATGTATGATCCGATTTATATGAAGTttgagaacaggcaaaactagtcTACAGTGATAGAAACTAAATCACTACTTGCTTTCGTTGGAGCTGGGACAGGGCAGGACATTGACTGGGAAGGAGTGTGAGAAAACATTCTGGGATTAGGGAAATGTACTATATCTTGATCAAGATGGGAATTATATGGGTGCATGCATTTGTCACAACTCTATCTGTAATATCTGTTCATTTCACTGTCTGTAAATTAACCCTCAGTTTTCAAATTGGCTGGAGTAGCGGCTGCCCTTTTTAGCTGAAGCTAGAACTCCTCATTGTAAAACATCTCCTTCTTCTAGTTTGCTTCACTTCTGACCCTCTAAACCCATTAGTCTCCTGGTCCctgaaggcatttgagtttgcTACCCCAATCAATATATTTACTTCCTTTTACTATGCTATTACTTCCTTTTACtatcatttcaaatatttaaaatacaacatGTTAGAACTTCACAGATAATTAAATGACATTATCCATTCTTTAGGTCTGACCAATATACACACTTTAATCTTTAATACAGTAATGACGTGCATACAAattgaaaatgtttaaataacaCTGAAATTTAGATTAATCCTCAGTTTAGGCCTTTGCTTATCTGATCTATTAAGACAAAAGCGAAAACAAGCAAAGTGCAGTGTAGTCAGGCCTCGCCAATGGAAACAGCTGATTTCCAACATCAAATGATCAAATATCACTTCAATGAGGAAACAACTTTCTCAGACCTTCTCATAAATTCTGGTGCAGACCACGTCCTTCATCTTAcattccttgaaaaaaaaagagattaattgAATATCTAAAACTCAAACTAAGTGACAGCAAATTTGTAATAATAACAGATATTATAAGCAATCTCATAAGATTaaactcagaaagaaagaaaatatcagcATGTCAGTCTCCAGGAATTTGGAATCATGACCATTGAAACAGGGGAAACAGTTTTAAAGCTGATTTAAGTTACAGCAGAGGTATATTTTTTAAGTGGCAAGTTTTCATGCATAATTGGCACAGATTTAAATCTACtaaaacagtggttttcaaaacTATCTGCACATCTGCATTATCTggggaacatttaaaaatactgatggctcctcctctccCAAGAGATGTGCATTCAGTTGATCTGTATTGGGGCCCCCATACTGGTATTTACTCCCCATGTAAATCCGCTGTGGAGCTAGGGCTAAAGCTCCTCTGTACTAAAGAAAAGAATGTTCAAAGAACTACATAAATCTATCTATAGTCAATGTGTGTGTTGATTAGTAAGAACAGAACCTgagacttaaaaaaattgttagagGTCATCTTATATAACATTTGTCATCATTTTTATCTGCCAACTACAAAAGGTCTCCAATGGCCTCAGCTTGAGTTGTTGACATGTTTTAGTCCAAGTTACTATGGATTCTTGGAAACAAAATGCTTAGCTATCTACAAATATTCTACAATTGACTGGGGATGTGCTTTGCTTTTAAAACTTAGATTTGCTTTTCTCCTTGTGTGTCTAAACTAATGAGGTTtacccatactttttttttttttttaatcatttttaggtgttgttatttctaaaataacaaaTGGGTTGTATCATTTCTAAATTCTTGAATCTGAACCTGAAGTACCTGTAGATGAGTCTTTATAGTTCAAAGATCACCCAAACATTAACTCTGACTTTATTCTTAGCCATTCTTATCCATTTGTAttgcaaagaaaagagaatattttgaaaataatataaccattttctctatttaaatggtaatatttatgtatttagagTAAAATTACTCTTACCACTACCATTTTTCCATCCACCAACTTTCTCTTTATTGTTGTCTCTTTGCCATCCCATTTCTGTACTTGATTCAACGAGCCTCTTGCCAAAGTTACAACGCTCTGCAAAGATAGGTTTACATAATTGACTTGCTTGGACTTTGGTTGATTAAAGAAGCAGTTCATTCAGTATTGAATCATTTCCATAACAGATGTTTTATGAGACACATTCATTTTCAACAGGAGGGAATGGTCTACCCTTTTGAATACTAGCAGGAGTAATCTTCTCTCTTAAAGTAGTAGATTGGACCAAATTTGAAGAGAAACAATTAAGTTTACCTTTGTTTTTCTATTGTCAGCTGTGGTTTCTTCAAATTCCTGGCCTAGCTTGAAGGAGATCTCTGTATTTTTAAAGGTACTTTCAGTTCTTACAGTTATAATATCCccttttttgctgatgatcactCTTGGTTTGGCCAAATTTCCCAGTTTTCTGGTGGCTAATCCCACACCTGAAAATCAAGATACTGTTAGAATTTTGTTGACCAAGAGAACCTCTACCTAAAGGGACTATGGGTGGCCATATTTTATGCTCAGCTGTGCCTCAGCTGTGTAGATGACAGGTAATATCACTTACTGTTAAGGACCTTCTCCCATGTTTCATCACCTAATGGAAACACATGTCCAAGGACTTGagtattttaagttttgttaTTACAAAAGTAACGCCTGCAGATTTTAAAGCTAAAAGTGTTTAGCTTAAATAGTGCAAG from Eschrichtius robustus isolate mEscRob2 chromosome 17, mEscRob2.pri, whole genome shotgun sequence includes:
- the LOC137751114 gene encoding myelin P2 protein, with product MSNKFLGTWKLVSSENFDDYMKALGVGLATRKLGNLAKPRVIISKKGDIITVRTESTFKNTEISFKLGQEFEETTADNRKTKSVVTLARGSLNQVQKWDGKETTIKRKLVDGKMVVECKMKDVVCTRIYEKV